A window of Vigna unguiculata cultivar IT97K-499-35 chromosome 4, ASM411807v1, whole genome shotgun sequence contains these coding sequences:
- the LOC114182004 gene encoding glycine-rich cell wall structural protein-like, whose translation MVMQRKFVSVIVLGLCLVLGMSHYVNARNLEKTSKEEVKKPESCIDGGSGGGLGGGSGGLGGGYGGGGSGLGSGFGGDGGGGSGLGAGIGGVGGVGGGGVGGGIVGGIGGGIYKGIGIGGVGGGVGAIGGIGGVIGGFENVEANKP comes from the coding sequence ATGGTGATGCAGAGGAAGTTCGTTTCGGTTATTGTTTTAGGGTTATGTTTGGTGCTGGGAATGTCCCACTACGTTAATGCAAGAAACTTGGAGAAAACTTCAAAGGAAGAGGTGAAGAAGCCGGAGTCTTGCATAGATGGAGGCTCCGGTGGTGGTTTGGGTGGAGGAAGTGGTGGTTTGGGAGGAGGATATGGCGGAGGTGGTAGCGGTTTAGGTAGCGGATTTGGAGGAGACGGAGGAGGTGGTAGTGGTCTAGGTGCCGGAATTGGTGGAGTCGGAGGAGTTGGAGGTGGTGGAGTTGGTGGTGGTATAGTGGGTGGAATTGGTGGAGGCATTTACAAAGGAATTGGAATTGGTGGTGTTGGAGGTGGTGTAGGTGCCATTGGTGGAATTGGTGGTGTCATTGGTGGTTTCGAGAATGTTGAAGCCAATAAGCCTTGA
- the LOC114182002 gene encoding ARF guanine-nucleotide exchange factor GNL2 has protein sequence MDNVEDFMHVVENKKGATKSKRRQLGLSCMLNTEVSAVIAVVRRPDCIHLYNLSNSEEAYDSSLISSLRSLRSLIFNPQQEWRTIDPTIYLTPFLDVIISDDVPAAATGVALSAVLKILKFEVFDEKTPGAKEGIESVVSGITSCRLEKTDPVSEDAVMMKILQVLTGIMNHRASDLLSDQSVCTLINTCFQVVQQSASRGDLLQRNARYTMHELIQAVFKRLPEIEAKDREGDSESDMEDGDEGGGLESGYGIRCAIDIFHFLCSLLNVVSIVEADGSTTHTADEDVQIFALVLINSAVELSGEEIGKHPKLLRMIQDDLFHHLIYYGIWSSSFVLSMICSTVLNAFHFLRRSIRFQLEAFFSYVLFRVASFGSTIALQEVAIEGIINFCRQPTFIVEAYANFDCDPCCRNVFEEIGRLLCKHSFALNGHVTSLHIQAFEGLLIMIHNIADNIDKDGSSGSLGAYSIQLPEYRPFWEEMDKEDDLEAWVEHVRLRRLQKKKLLIAANHFNRDNKKGLEYLKHAKLISDPPDPKAHGNFFRYTPGIDKKTIGEFLGDPDPFYLKVLKEFTDTFYFQGMSLDTALRFYLESFLLPGESQKIQRILEAFAERFYDHQSSDMFASKDTVLILCYSLIMLNTDQHNPQVKKKMTEEEFIKNNRAINAGQDLPREYLSELFQSISTCAFSLSQTTVSLDMSPSRWIQLINRSKVMQPFTPCGYDRRVCRDMFACIAGPSVAALSSFFEHAEEEELLHECIEGLFSVARICQYGLEDTLDELITSFCKFTTLLNPYASIEETMFSFSHDIKPRMATVAVFTVANYFRDSIQGGWKNIVDCLLKLKRLKLLPQPVIDFDVDAPTTPESGAMSPTDGHKVGYQRIASMITRFSNLSSDGMDDGLTLGSEFEQNTKMIKLCKIGSIFSNCSNIPKECLQSLGRSLIFAAAGKGQKFSTPVEEEETVEFCWDLIGAISVSNVHRFQVFWPSFHDYLLSVAQFPMFSPIPFAEKAMLVLLKICLKLFSALREDKLVEELIFKSITLMWKLDKEILDTCHDVIAQTISRVLIEYPANVQTQIGWKSVLNLLSVAWRHPDTYDVGIEALIALFSDCTYISRANYAYCIDCAFGCFLAKNSPIDKKKKILDLLADSVTLLIQWHRGQYSDPGSNPGSCNSGSSIDENLRGPSSGNYNMNLFVKLGEAFRRTSLSRQEEIRNHAVYSLQKSFNLAEDLLFISSNCINYFNLVIFAMVDELHEKMLEYSRRENAERETRSMEGTLKLAMEHLSDMYLQSLKQITESPAFRTFWLGILRRMDTCMKADLGQYGQSTLSDIIPNLLRKIITQMKEEGILEPREDDDMWEITYIQIQWICPPLKDELFPL, from the exons atggaTAACGTAGAAGATTTCATGCACGTCGTTGAAAACAAGAAGGGTGCAACGAAATCGAAAAGAAGACAATTAGGGTTGTCGTGCATGCTGAACACCGAAGTTAGCGCAGTTATAGCAGTGGTTCGTCGTCCAGATTGTATTCATCTCTACAACCTATCTAACTCGGAAGAAGCCTACGACTCTTCCCTCATCAGTTCCTTAAGATCCCTTCGTTCTCTCATTTTCAACCCTCAGCAAGAGTGGCGCACCATCGACCCTACCATCTATCTTACGCCCTTCCTTGATGTTATTATAAGCGACGACGTTCCGGCGGCGGCCACCGGCGTTGCTCTCTCCGCGGTTCTCAAGATTCTCAAGTTCGAAGTGTTCGATGAGAAGACACCGGGTGCAAAAGAGGGTATTGAGTCTGTTGTGTCTGGGATCACCAGCTGCAGGCTTGAGAAGACCGACCCGGTTTCCGAGGATGCCGTGATGATGAAGATATTGCAGGTTTTAACCGGGATAATGAACCATAGAGCTTCCGATTTGCTCTCCGATCAATCTGTTTGCACCCTCATCAACACTTGCTTTCAG GTTGTTCAACAATCCGCAAGTAGAGGAGATTTACTGCAGAGGAATGCGAGGTACACCATGCATGAGCTTATCCAGGCTGTGTTTAAAAGGTTACCAGAGATTGAAGCTAAGGATAGAGAAGGGGACTCAGAATCTGACATGGAGGATGGTGATGAGGGTGGTGGTTTGGAATCTGGCTACGGTATTCGTTGTGCCATTGACATATTTCACTTCTTGTGCTCTTTGTTGAATGTTGTCTCCATAGTTGAGGCAGATGGGTCTACTACTCACACTGCTGATGAAGATGTTCAGATTTTTGCTTTGGTTTTGATAAACTCGGCTGTAGAACTTAGTGGGGAGGAGATAGGAAAGCACCCAAAGCTCTTGAGGATGATCCAAGATGACTTGTTTCACCATTTGATCTACTATGGGATATGGTCTAGCTCCTTTGTGCTCTCCATGATTTGCAGCACTGTGTTAAATGCCTTTCACTTTCTCCGCAG gtCTATCCGGTTCCAACTGGAAGCATTCTTTTCATACGTGCTGTTCAGAGTTGCAAGTTTTGGGAGCACAATTGCGCTTCAAGAAGTAGCAATTGAAGGAATAATAAACTTCTGCAGACAGCCAACATTCATCGTTGAAGCGTATGCAAACTTTGATTGTGATCCATGTTGTCGGAATGTGTTTGAGGAGATTGGGAGGTTACTCTGCAAGCACTCATTTGCACTGAATGGCCATGTCACAAGTTTGCACATTCAAGCCTTTGAAGGACTATTGATCATGATCCACAACATTGCAGATAACATTGACAAAGATGGTTCATCAGGTTCTTTAGGTGCATACTCAATTCAATTGCCTGAGTATAGACCCTTTTGGGAGGAGATGGATAAAGAAGATGACTTGGAAGCTTGGGTTGAACATGTAAGGCTCAGAAGACTTCAGAAAAAGAAACTGTTAATTGCTGCAAACCATTTCAACAGAGATAACAAAAAGGGTCTTGAATACTTGAAACATGCCAAGTTAATCTCTGATCCTCCTGATCCAAAGGCTCATGGTAACTTCTTTCGTTACACTCCAGGCATAGACAAGAAAACAATAGGGGAATTTCTCGGAGACCCTGATCCATTCTACCTCAAAGTTCTCAAAGAATTCACTGACACTTTCTATTTCCAAGGAATGAGTCTTGACACTGCTCTTAGATTTTATCTAGAAAGTTTTCTGCTGCCAGGAGAGTCACAAAAGATTCAACGCATACTTGAGGCATTTGCTGAGAGATTCTATGATCATCAATCCTCAGACATGTTTGCAAGCAAGGACACTGTTCTCATCTTGTGCTACTCTCTCATCATGCTCAACACTGATCAGCACAACCCCCaagtgaagaagaagatgacAGAAGAGGAATTCATCAAGAACAATAGAGCAATCAATGCAGGCCAGGATCTGCCTAGAGAGTACCTCTCTGAGCTTTTTCAATCCATTTCCACTTGTGCATTTTCCCTTTCTCAAACCACAGTTTCACTAGACATGAGTCCAAGTAGGTGGATTCAGCTCATAAACCGATCCAAAGTGATGCAACCTTTCACACCATGTGGCTATGACCGCAGAGTATGCAGAGACATGTTTGCCTGCATTGCTGGTCCTTCAGTGGCTGCTCTTTCATCGTTCTTCGAGCATGCTGAGGAAGAGGAGTTACTCCATGAGTGCATTGAAGGGTTATTCTCAGTTGCAAGGATTTGCCAGTATGGACTAGAGGATACCCTTGACGAACTCATAACCTCCTTCTGCAAATTCACAACACTACTAAACCCTTATGCTTCTATTGAAGAAACCATGTTCTCGTTTAGTCATGATATAAAGCCAAGAATGGCAACAGTTGCTGTTTTCACCGTAGCAAACTACTTCAGAGACTCAATTCAAGGGGGTTGGAAGAACATAGTAGATTGCTTGTTAAAACTCAAAAGGCTTAAACTATTACCCCAACCTGTGATCGATTTTGATGTGGATGCACCAACAACACCTGAATCAGGAGCCATGTCTCCAACAGATGGTCATAAAGTTGGGTACCAGAGAATTGCTAGCATGATCACTCGTTTTTCCAATCTTTCATCAGATGGCATGGACGATGGTTTGACCCTTGGTAGTGAATTTGAACAGAACACCAAAATGATCAAACTGTGCAAAATCGGTAGCATCTTCAGCAACTGTTCAAACATCCCCAAAGAATGCTTACAAAGCCTTGGAAGATCTTTGATCTTTGCAGCAGCTGGAAAAGGCCAAAAATTTAGCACCCCAGTGGAGGAAGAGGAAACAGTTGAGTTCTGCTGGGATTTGATCGGTGCAATATCAGTATCCAATGTACACAGATTCCAAGTTTTCTGGCCAAGCTTCCATGATTATCTTCTATCAGTTGCTCAATTTCCCATGTTCTCTCCAATCCCCTTTGCAGAAAAAGCTATGCTAGTACTTCTCAAGATCTGTCTCAAGCTCTTTTCTGCGCTAAGAGAGGACAAACTAGTTGAGGAACTTATATTCAAGTCCATAACCTTAATGTGGAAGCTTGACAAAGAAATCCTCGACACATGTCACGATGTAATAGCACAAACAATTAGCAGAGTACTCATTGAATACCCTGCAAATGTGCAGACACAAATCGGATGGAAATCAGTGCTGAATCTGTTATCAGTTGCATGGAGACATCCTGATACATATGATGTTGGAATTGAGGCTCTCATAGCATTGTTCTCTGATTGCACCTACATTTCAAGAGCAAACTACGCATATTGCATAGATTGTGCCTTCGGTTGTTTCTTAGCCAAGAACAGTCCAatagacaaaaagaaaaagattctGGATTTGTTGGCTGATTCAGTAACCCTTTTGATTCAATGGCACAGAGGCCAATACTCGGATCCGGGAAGCAATCCGGGAAGCTGCAACAGCGGTTCCTCCATTGACGAGAATTTGAGAGGTCCTTCTTCCGGAAACTACAACATGAACCTGTTTGTGAAACTCGGAGAAGCATTCAGAAGGACAAGTTTGTCAAGACAGGAAGAGATAAGAAACCATGCAGTTTATTCTTTGCAAAAGAGTTTCAATCTAGCTGAGGATCTTCTTTTCATCTCATCAAACTGCATCAACTACTTCAACCTTGTGATTTTTGCCATGGTTGATGAGCTTCACGAGAAGATGTTGGAGTATTCAAGGAGGGAAAATGCAGAAAGAGAAACAAGGAGCATGGAAGGTACCCTTAAGCTTGCAATGGAGCATTTATCTGATATGTACTTGCAATCATTGAAACAAATAACAGAGTCTCCAGCATTTAGAACATTCTGGTTAGGCATATTGAGAAGAATGGACACATGCATGAAAGCTGATTTGGGACAGTATGGTCAATCAACTTTGAGTGATATAATCCCAAATTTGTTGAGAAAGATCATAACTCAGATGAAGGAAGAGGGAATTTTGGAGCCAAGAGAAGATGATGATATGTGGGAGATTACGTATATTCAGATACAATGGATATGTCCTCCTCTCAAGGATGAATTGTTTCCATTGtag
- the LOC114181912 gene encoding trihelix transcription factor ASIL2, whose product MDDMEDDARYPPKSFSLNRQNPSHRHKHPARAAPYHRPMPTRYDQPMVDDDDDDDENEPEDFNDDNDEGENGYDENDVVGYPRIPKKRKVVVAPGSYEFAPRFKVSYGSRGSGSSGEEWSEHETFVLLEVWGDKFLQLGRNSLRSEEWHEVAEKVSEELKTERSVTQCRSVLDKLKRKYKKEKTKMDEMGMGSCKWPYFKKMDMLMASSARQEYGLACGVDSGEYVFMNTRVYLNRSNGFDEMRDSPGESESDDDEEEEEFGGGGAAAAEEEEDETSFRVLADSIQKFGKIYEKIENSKRQQMMELEKMRLDFNRELELQKKQILERAQAEIAKIQEGDEEDTDTSTENLSE is encoded by the coding sequence ATGGACGACATGGAAGACGACGCAAGGTACCCTCCCAAGTCATTCTCCCTCAACCGTCAGAACCCCTCCCACCGACACAAACACCCCGCACGCGCCGCTCCTTACCACCGCCCAATGCCCACGCGCTACGACCAGCCCATGGTCGACGACGACGATGACGACGATGAAAACGAACCCGAAGATTTCAACGACGACAACGACGAAGGCGAAAACGGGTACGACGAAAACGACGTCGTGGGGTATCCCCGGATCCCGAAGAAGCGCAAGGTGGTAGTCGCGCCAGGCTCCTACGAATTCGCGCCACGTTTCAAAGTGTCGTACGGTTCGCGTGGTTCGGGCTCTTCCGGTGAAGAGTGGAGCGAGCACGAGACTTTCGTGCTGCTGGAGGTGTGGGGGGACAAGTTCCTCCAGCTCGGTAGGAACAGCTTAAGGTCCGAGGAATGGCACGAGGTTGCCGAAAAGGTGTCGGAGGAATTGAAGACAGAGAGAAGCGTGACGCAGTGTAGGAGCGTGCTGGACAAGCTGAAGAGAAAGTACAAGAAGGAGAAAACGAAAATGGATGAAATGGGAATGGGCTCTTGCAAATGGCCCTACTTCAAGAAGATGGACATGTTGATGGCATCCTCTGCAAGGCAAGAGTATGGCCTTGCGTGTGGGGTGGATTCTGGGGAGTATGTGTTTATGAACACTAGGGTTTACTTGAACAGGTCCAATGGATTTGATGAGATGAGGGATAGTCCAGGGGAGTCTGAGAGTGATGATGATGAGGAAGAAGAGGAGTTTGGTGGTGGCGGTGCTGCTGCTGCGGAGGAAGAGGAGGATGAAACATCGTTCCGTGTGTTGGCGGATTCGATTCAGAAGTTTGGGAAGATTTATGAGAAGATTGAGAACAGCAAGAGGCAGCAGATGATGGAGTTGGAGAAGATGAGGCTGGATTTTAACAGGGAGTTGGAGCTGCAGAAGAAGCAGATTCTCGAGAGGGCGCAGGCTGAGATTGCCAAAATTCAGGAAGGGGATGAGGAGGATACCGACACTTCCACGGAGAATCTCAGTGAATGA